One window of Penaeus chinensis breed Huanghai No. 1 chromosome 3, ASM1920278v2, whole genome shotgun sequence genomic DNA carries:
- the LOC125041284 gene encoding keratin, ultra high-sulfur matrix protein-like: MRVHVLAGVILCVLVIVQESDGANVRKKDNSCVSSGGVCKRSCRAPLPEGECPGQQVCCNQRRRLAKGGLKLTSKDSDGGKRMCKKTYKKCRNQGGKCVEAGTCATQTLEGGCRGSSCECCLAEDCSTKIKKKCENYDGACKASCAAGERIIEKGCKGNKCKCCAEACKPTNKCEGGFCVEKAKDCSGKLLKSGCEGKKCFCCLPSPCVPKKKCKGGFCVSKKKECKGGQFLKKGCKGKNCACCIPKCVKKKICNGGFCVSNKQDCKGVILSNGCKSKPKGGECYCCIEGKLWCHVGFNVRA, from the exons ATGAGGGTACACGTCCTGGCGGGGGTGATCCTCTGCGTCCTGGTGATCGTGCAG GAGAGTGATGGCGCCAACGTCCGGAAGAAGGATAACAGCTGTGTCTCATCGGGCGGAGTATGCAAAAGATCCTGTCGTGCCCCACTTCCTGAAGGAGAATGCCCAGGACAACAAGTGTGTTGTAATCAGCGCAGGAGGCTTGCAAAAGGCG GACTGAAGCTTACGTCCAAAGATAGCGATGGAGGAAAGCGCATGTGCAAGAAGACTTATAAAAAATGCAGAAACCAGGGCGGGAAGTGCGTCGAGGCAGGAACGTGTGCGACTCAGACTCTCGAAGGCGGTTGCCGCGGCTCCTCGTGCGAATGCTGTCTTGCTGAAG ATTGCTctacaaaaatcaagaaaaaatgcgAGAACTATGACGGAGCCTGCAAAGCCTCGTGCGCAGCGGGAGAACGGATCATCGAAAAGGGCTGCAAAGGAAATAAATGTAAATGCTGTGCTGAAGCctgcaaaccaacaaacaaatgcGAAGGCGGTTTCTGCGTTGAAAAGGCAAAAGACTGCAGTGGTAAACTTCTGAAGTCGGGATGCGAAGGGAAGAAGTGTTTctgctgcctcccctccccctgcgtgCCGAAGAAGAAATGCAAGGGCGGTTTCTGCGTCTCGAAGAAGAAAGAGTGCAAAGGAGGCCAGTTCCTGAAGAAGGGATGCAAGGGTAAGAATTGCGCCTGTTGTATCCCTAAATGCGTGAAGAAAAAGATATGCAACGGTGGCTTCTGCGTCTCCAACAAGCAAGACTGCAAGGGCGTCATACTGAGTAATGGCTGCAAGTCTAAACCCAAAGGGGGAGAATGTTACTGCTGCATTGAAGGTAAGTTGTGGTGCCATGTCGGGTTTAATGTGAGAGCTTAA
- the LOC125044430 gene encoding mucin-5AC-like, protein MDELAQSLQSLITAFNSILNANTGRRHRRSVSDIESIAILITQATVAVQSGNTTAVTSYTDEIKMKTSTVSDLAVAATNNATLASELQANVANAISGISDLQRAITTKDKEVQSNIETIQQEINQLGGTTVDATTIDIDVITDGGNNEETTTKAEDDTTIADTTTLDTNVETTLIDTTTVDTTLIDTTTMDTTTVDTTLIDTTIMDTTTVDTTLIDTTTMDTTTVDSTLIDTTIMDTTTVDTTLIDTTIMDTTTVDTTLIDTTTMDTTTVDTTLIDTTTMDTTTVNTNLIDTTTMDTTIVDTTTVDTTLIDTTTMDTTTVDSTLIDTTIMDTTTVDTTLIDTTIMDTTTVDTTLIDTTTMDTTTVDTTLIDTTTIDTTIVDTTAVDVTIITVDTTTVDTSIDITATETTIVDITITEDTTIVFPSTTITGGISTIDTTTPDVITTVTTTDVSTEDVTTVGSTTVDSSAAITTTEAPTTTEAPTTTEAPTTMEAPTTTEDPTTTEAPTTTEAPTTTEAPTTTSTSTTNA, encoded by the exons ATGGACGAATTAGCACAATCACTTCAAAGTCTAATTACTGCTTTCAACAGTATCCTGAATGCAAACACGGGAAGAAGGCACCGACGTAGTGTTAGCGACATCGAGAGCATCGCCATCCTTATAACACAAGCGACTGTAGCTGTTCAGAGTGGTAACACGACAGCTGTGACCTCATACACAgatgaaataaagatgaagacaaGTACAGTCTCAGATCTAGCAGTAGCAGCTACAAACAATGCAACACTCGCAAGCGAACTACAAGCAAACGTAGCTAATGCAATCAGTGGGATTAGTGACCTACAGAGAGCCATcacaacaaaagacaaagaagTCCAAAGTAACATTGAAACAATACAGCAGGAAATTAACCAGCTTGGGGGAACTACTGTTGATGCAACAACTATCGACATTGACGTGATAACAG ACGGCGGCAACAATGAAGAAACTACTACCAAGGCAGAGGATGATACTACCATCGCAGACACCACCACCTTGGACACGAATGTAGAAACTACACTAATTGACACTACCACAGTCGATACCACCCTGATTGATACCACAACAATGGACACTACTACAGTCGATACCACCCTGATTGATACCACAATAATGGACACTACTACAGTCGATACCACCCTGATTGATACCACAACAATGGACACTACTACAGTCGATTCCACCCTGATTGATACCACAATAATGGACACTACTACAGTCGATACCACCCTGATTGATACCACAATAATGGACACTACTACAGTCGATACCACCCTGATTGATACCACAACAATGGACACTACTACAGTCGATACCACCCTGATTGATACCACAACAATGGACACTACTACAGTCAATACCAACCTGATTGATACCACAACAATGGACACTACCATAGTAGACACTACCACAGTCGATACCACCCTGATTGATACCACAACAATGGACACTACTACAGTCGATTCCACCCTGATTGATACCACAATAATGGACACTACTACAGTCGATACCACCCTGATTGATACCACAATAATGGACACTACTACAGTCGATACCACCCTGATTGATACCACAACAATGGACACTACTACAGTCGATACCACCCTGATTGATACCACAACGATCGACACTACCATAGTAGACACTACAGCGGTAGATGTCACAATCATCACAGTCGATACCACTACAGTAGACACTTCCATAGATATTACAGCAACGGAAACTACCATTGTCGACATTACCATAACCGAAGATACTACTATCGTTTTCCCTAGTACCACCATCACAGGAGGTATCAGTACAATTGACACCACCACACCAGATGTCATCACAACTGTCACCACAACAGATGTCAGCACAGAAGACGTCACTACAGTTGGTAGCACTACAGTAGACAGCAGTGCAGCAATTACCACCACAGAAGCCCCAACCACCACAGAAGCCCCAACCACCACAGAAGCCCCAACCACCATGGAAGCCCCAACCACCACAGAAGACCCAACCACCACGGAAGCCCCAACCACCACGGAAGCCCCAACCACCACGGAAGCCCCAACTACCACATCTACGTCAACAACAAATGCCTGA
- the LOC125043380 gene encoding mucin-5AC-like — protein MDELAQSLQSLITAFNSILNANTGRRHRRSVSDIESIAILITQATVAVQSGNTTAVTSYTDEIKMKTSTVSDLAVAAANNATLASELQADVANAISGISDLQRAITTKDKEVQSNIETIQQEINQLGGTTVDATTINIDVITDGGNNEETTTKAEDDTTIADTTTLDTNVETTLIDTTTVDTTLIDTTTMDTTTVDTTLIDTTTMDTTTVDTTLIDTTTIDTTIVETTTVDVTIITVDTTTVDTSIDVTATETTIVDITTTEDTTIVFPSTTITGGISTIDTTITGGISTIDTTITGGISTIDTTTPDVITTDTTTDVSTEDVTTVGSTTVDSSAAITTTEAPTTTEAPSTTEAPTTTEAPTTTEAPTTTEAPTTTEAPTTTEAPTTTEAPTTTEAPTTTEAPTTTEAPTTTEAPTTTESPTTTEAPTTTEAPTTTEAPTTTEAPTTTSTSTTNA, from the exons ATGGACGAATTAGCACAATCACTTCAAAGTCTAATTACTGCTTTCAACAGTATCCTGAATGCAAACACGGGAAGAAGGCACCGACGTAGTGTTAGCGACATCGAGAGCATCGCCATCCTTATAACACAAGCGACTGTAGCTGTTCAGAGTGGTAACACGACAGCTGTGACCTCATACACAgatgaaataaagatgaagacaaGTACAGTCTCAGATCTAGCAGTAGCAGCTGCAAACAATGCAACACTCGCAAGTGAACTACAAGCAGACGTAGCTAATGCAATCAGTGGGATAAGTGACCTACAGAGAGCCATcacaacaaaagacaaagaagTCCAAAGTAACATTGAAACAATACAGCAGGAAATTAACCAGCTTGGGGGAACTACTGTTGATGCAACAACTATCAACATTGACGTGATAACAG ACGGCGGCAACAATGAAGAAACTACTACCAAGGCAGAGGATGATACTACCATCGCAGACACCACCACCTTGGACACGAATGTAGAAACTACACTAATTGACACTACCACAGTCGATACCACCCTGATTGATACCACAACAATGGACACTACTACAGTCGATACCACCCTGATTGATACCACAACAATGGACACTACTACAGTCGATACCACCCTGATTGATACCACAACGATCGACACTACCATAGTAGAAACTACAACGGTAGATGTCACAATCATCACAGTCGATACCACTACAGTAGACACTTCCATAGATGTTACAGCAACGGAAACTACCATTGTCGACATTACCACAACAGAAGATACTACTATCGTTTTCCCTAGTACCACCATCACAGGAGGTATCAGTACAATTGACACCACCATCACAGGAGGTATCAGTACAATTGACACCACCATCACAGGAGGTATCAGTACAATTGACACCACCACACCAGATGTCATCACAACTGACACCACAACAGATGTCAGCACAGAAGACGTCACTACAGTTGGTAGCACTACAGTAGACAGCAGTGCAGCAATTACCACCACAGAAGCCCCAACCACCACAGAAGCCCCAAGTACCACGGAAGCCCCAACCACCACGGAAGCCCCAACCACCACAGAAGCCCCAACTACCACAGAAGCCCCAACCACCACAGAAGCCCCAACCACCACAGAAGCCCCAACCACCACAGAAGCCCCAACGACCACGGAAGCCCCAACGACCACGGAGGCCCCAACCACCACGGAAGCCCCAACCACCACAGAAGCCCCAACCACCACAGAATCCCCAACCACCACGGAAGCCCCAACCACCACGGAAGCCCCAACCACCACGGAAGCCCCAACCACCACGGAAGCCCCAACTACCACATCTACGTCAACAACAAATGCCTGA